From Halotia branconii CENA392, the proteins below share one genomic window:
- a CDS encoding DEAD/DEAH box helicase, with product MIDLNTFHTCLAKTSARGYDLDQKQKEAVEYGDGALWLLAGPGSGKSEVLVTRTLKLLCVDSVNPGSILLTTFTDKAARNLEDRLATYLAALQNADPNLKDVDLADIRIGTLHSLCNEILQESRYPNYQNVRLLNQVEQDLFTYQYADISNYKDLAFWEHFNYAVRDWYDKKYPPKKWLRAKAAVTLFNHIVEDYVDIQLMLNAGGHWETLAKFYQQYAQALKDKYRCDFAHLEQCFLDFITSDVGQNFVQGSDQNLPLLYVLVDEYQDTNPIQEQIYLALANQPPHNITVVGDDDQALYRFRGGNVTCMVNFDKACMTKFNESPRKIQLDKNYRSHPEIVNFFNQYITSFPEMTQPGVRAPGKEPVESASSIAGAYPAVSWIQTKKVGDLANRVAEFITTHLIGDKIISDLSQCVLLLRSAKDSQQNAGQFIAAFQQHGIPFYNPRSKSFMESEEVQCLLAALVQVIDQNHTFQVKKDPQSKPFSWIPTIQQWFNTLNSVRNDPDIATKQLDDYLDKSNAELPKICVNSLSQKNQGRFLNLNLLEIVYRILSLEPFRTWRQEPIKNLRLAKVTRLFEGYNSFSLDVLQSNTAGNYIDDSFLNRLYNMYVSYLIETGIDDEDEEIIVPPGYLPIMTIHQSKGLEFPFVFVVMKLGREGKVGSAQMLEQTLAPFRQVLYPRATRKPEDLAIELG from the coding sequence ATGATTGATTTGAACACTTTTCATACTTGTCTTGCCAAGACTTCAGCACGTGGCTACGACCTTGATCAAAAGCAGAAAGAAGCTGTAGAGTATGGCGATGGGGCATTGTGGCTTCTAGCTGGGCCTGGATCTGGCAAGAGTGAGGTGCTAGTAACACGAACTTTAAAATTGCTCTGTGTAGATAGTGTTAACCCAGGCTCCATTCTCTTAACTACGTTTACTGATAAAGCAGCACGTAACCTTGAAGATCGGTTGGCAACGTACCTAGCGGCACTACAAAATGCAGATCCTAATCTGAAAGATGTAGATTTAGCTGATATTAGAATTGGAACATTGCACAGTTTATGTAATGAGATTCTTCAAGAATCTCGCTATCCCAATTATCAGAATGTTCGCCTTCTTAATCAAGTTGAACAGGATTTATTTACCTACCAATATGCTGATATTTCAAATTATAAAGATTTAGCTTTTTGGGAACATTTTAATTATGCTGTACGCGATTGGTATGACAAAAAGTATCCGCCCAAGAAATGGCTACGTGCTAAGGCAGCCGTTACACTTTTTAACCACATTGTAGAAGACTACGTTGATATACAATTAATGCTCAATGCTGGCGGACATTGGGAAACTTTAGCAAAATTTTATCAGCAGTATGCTCAAGCTCTAAAAGATAAATATCGTTGTGACTTTGCTCATCTTGAACAGTGTTTTCTTGACTTCATCACCTCTGATGTAGGACAGAATTTTGTGCAAGGAAGCGATCAGAATCTTCCTTTGCTCTACGTATTAGTCGATGAGTACCAAGATACTAACCCAATTCAAGAGCAAATTTATTTAGCCCTAGCTAATCAACCACCCCATAATATCACAGTAGTTGGCGATGACGATCAAGCTTTATATCGTTTCCGAGGTGGAAATGTTACCTGTATGGTGAATTTTGATAAAGCTTGTATGACTAAATTTAATGAATCTCCTCGTAAAATTCAGCTTGATAAGAACTACCGTTCTCATCCTGAGATTGTTAATTTTTTTAACCAATACATTACATCATTTCCAGAAATGACACAGCCAGGAGTTCGCGCTCCTGGTAAAGAGCCAGTCGAAAGTGCTTCATCTATTGCTGGTGCTTATCCTGCCGTTTCTTGGATTCAAACAAAGAAGGTAGGTGATTTAGCCAATAGAGTTGCTGAATTTATAACTACCCATTTGATAGGTGATAAAATTATCTCTGACCTAAGTCAATGCGTTTTGCTGCTACGAAGTGCCAAAGATTCGCAACAAAACGCTGGTCAATTTATTGCAGCATTCCAACAGCATGGAATTCCTTTCTATAATCCTCGGTCAAAGTCTTTTATGGAAAGTGAAGAAGTTCAGTGTTTACTAGCAGCACTGGTTCAAGTGATTGACCAAAATCACACTTTTCAGGTGAAAAAAGATCCGCAGAGCAAACCTTTTTCATGGATTCCAACAATTCAGCAATGGTTTAATACTCTCAATAGCGTCAGAAATGACCCTGACATCGCTACAAAACAACTTGATGATTACCTAGACAAGAGTAATGCAGAATTACCAAAAATATGTGTAAATAGCCTAAGTCAGAAGAATCAAGGTAGGTTTCTTAACCTAAATTTATTAGAAATCGTTTATCGCATTCTTTCGCTGGAACCATTTCGGACATGGAGGCAAGAGCCAATAAAAAACTTACGTCTTGCTAAAGTTACTCGTCTTTTTGAGGGTTATAACAGTTTTAGTTTAGATGTTTTGCAATCTAACACTGCTGGCAATTACATAGATGATAGTTTTCTTAATAGACTTTATAATATGTATGTCAGCTATTTAATTGAAACCGGTATTGATGATGAAGATGAGGAAATTATTGTTCCTCCAGGATATTTACCCATTATGACAATTCATCAATCCAAAGGTTTAGAGTTTCCTTTTGTATTTGTTGTCATGAAGTTAGGTAGAGAAGGAAAAGTCGGATCAGCACAAATGCTTGAGCAAACCTTAGCTCCCTTTCGACAAGTTCTTTATCCAAGAGCTACTAGAAAACCAGAAGATTTAGCCATAGAATTAGGGTAA
- a CDS encoding DNA sulfur modification protein DndB, whose protein sequence is MFELVIKGVPVQRGSLGEQISYVASITFGDVVRLLNDGHLYIPNIPELPDFAQRKLNATRVKAIARYILETYQDGTTFFPPICVNVQPSPTYRDGNIYLPYHSVSLRLTDGQHRCYGIRQALQDIQAQESEYAIIISQLEIGVLIYAGLSLEEERQAFRDQNLLVQRPSVSLSHAFDKRSPTVLIAKELICRVPQFRDNVETVENGLGKHNPKLLTLSTLVTATQRMFPNLKSQTDLESLIDWATTFWAATASIIPNDPWRIMNKQERATQRQELVAVSAVVFQALGMLAHDLLVERVPAEDLVKWLSRLQEIDWQRDSQLWRERGVTQVGASGEPIISNTKTNVDACHRVLREFVGIISMINVS, encoded by the coding sequence ATGTTTGAACTCGTTATAAAAGGCGTTCCCGTACAGCGCGGTTCTCTAGGTGAACAAATAAGTTACGTTGCCAGCATTACTTTTGGTGATGTTGTCCGACTGTTAAATGACGGTCATCTTTATATCCCGAACATTCCGGAGTTACCAGACTTTGCTCAACGTAAACTTAATGCAACACGAGTTAAGGCGATCGCTCGGTATATCTTAGAGACTTATCAGGATGGAACTACTTTTTTCCCACCGATTTGCGTTAACGTTCAACCATCCCCAACTTACAGAGATGGCAATATCTACCTTCCTTACCATTCGGTTAGTTTGCGTTTAACCGATGGTCAGCATCGATGCTATGGCATTCGCCAAGCATTGCAAGATATCCAGGCGCAAGAGTCGGAGTATGCCATTATCATTTCACAATTAGAAATTGGCGTATTGATATATGCAGGACTGTCATTAGAAGAGGAACGTCAAGCTTTTCGCGACCAAAACCTGTTAGTCCAACGACCAAGTGTGTCGCTATCCCATGCTTTTGATAAGCGATCGCCCACGGTTTTAATTGCCAAGGAATTGATTTGCCGAGTTCCTCAGTTTCGTGACAATGTAGAAACAGTGGAAAACGGCTTGGGCAAGCACAATCCCAAGTTACTGACCTTATCAACCTTAGTCACCGCTACTCAACGGATGTTCCCCAATTTAAAATCTCAAACCGATTTGGAATCTCTGATTGATTGGGCGACAACATTCTGGGCAGCAACCGCAAGCATTATCCCTAACGATCCTTGGAGGATTATGAATAAACAGGAACGTGCTACCCAAAGACAGGAATTAGTAGCAGTCAGTGCTGTTGTTTTTCAAGCCTTGGGTATGTTAGCTCATGATTTGTTAGTAGAAAGAGTTCCGGCAGAAGATTTGGTTAAGTGGTTGAGTAGATTGCAAGAAATAGATTGGCAGCGCGACTCCCAGTTGTGGCGAGAACGAGGAGTAACCCAAGTTGGTGCAAGTGGAGAACCAATCATTTCCAACACAAAGACAAATGTTGATGCTTGCCATCGGGTTTTGCGTGAATTTGTCGGTATTATTTCGATGATTAACGTATCTTGA
- a CDS encoding NACHT domain-containing protein, with protein MVFGDGPDGGREATFNGLTRYPSEDNPWNGYIVIQAKFRQKPQNSQEDGEWALKQLKSELEDFANPKKRRRQPDYYIFATNVVLTPVQDKGTKDKAYDIFQEFKDSVPLKGYDIWDYDKIRAFLDNFEDIRRANAVFITSGDVLSQIIDFIEPRKELFADQYTNPEDIEVLVQKVRSHFDKTIQNECETLCTFNLLYSPMQGNLSQIYVQTKLNESQQFSSEEFSQERRLWEEVVRKNPKLMVLGKPGAGKTTLLQYIAVHCDEVDFQSKLIPVFISLKTLAENAKSAAEISLIRYIRKKYCRSHVSKQELEVLLDNGRLLFLLDGLDEVTEDKVRDVSKEIHRLVDEYSDNRFIVSCRKEHQAYKFKAFGNFTLCKVADFEQLQIEEFIKNLFTESNDSTQLSKITLASDLIKKLKLPENQRIRELADTPLLLHLICLIFQERGDLPAKKVEIYKEGIDLLLEKWNQFNDRVQVNMAEFRKALRRIAIITFEDSKSSFEEEEILPYIENCSSKLSEIEVLSGLLVKKTWKTYTFSHQTFQEYLMAEELVNSQQGWRKLLIHVTEPRWHEVFIIAVEMLPNTDSFLRLFKQKFNNLINDYNNHWWSDESLNDRVGLENKQNLLSKKDYSDAYLIQKLLIQVHQKICNIKDYYT; from the coding sequence GTGGTATTTGGTGATGGCCCGGACGGAGGACGTGAAGCCACTTTCAATGGTTTGACTCGTTACCCATCTGAGGATAATCCTTGGAATGGATATATTGTCATTCAAGCCAAATTTCGACAAAAACCTCAAAATTCACAAGAAGATGGTGAGTGGGCATTGAAGCAGCTAAAATCTGAACTTGAGGATTTTGCTAATCCAAAAAAACGTCGTCGCCAGCCTGATTATTATATTTTCGCTACAAACGTTGTTTTAACACCTGTACAAGATAAGGGAACAAAAGATAAAGCATACGATATCTTTCAGGAGTTTAAAGATAGCGTTCCTTTGAAAGGATATGATATTTGGGATTATGACAAAATTAGAGCTTTTCTAGATAATTTCGAGGATATTAGGCGAGCTAATGCAGTTTTTATAACTTCTGGTGATGTTCTTTCCCAGATTATTGACTTTATCGAACCGCGCAAGGAATTATTTGCTGACCAGTATACCAACCCAGAGGATATTGAGGTACTGGTGCAGAAAGTGCGATCGCATTTCGACAAAACGATACAAAACGAGTGCGAAACCTTGTGTACATTCAACCTCCTCTATTCTCCTATGCAGGGGAATCTCAGCCAAATTTATGTGCAGACTAAGCTTAATGAATCACAACAGTTTAGCTCAGAGGAGTTTAGTCAAGAACGGCGATTATGGGAAGAGGTAGTGCGGAAAAACCCTAAGTTGATGGTGTTGGGTAAACCAGGTGCAGGTAAAACTACCTTACTACAATATATAGCTGTTCACTGTGATGAGGTTGATTTTCAATCCAAGCTCATACCTGTTTTTATCAGTTTGAAAACCTTGGCTGAAAATGCCAAAAGTGCAGCTGAAATTAGTTTAATAAGATACATTCGCAAAAAATATTGTCGCAGCCATGTTTCAAAACAGGAATTAGAAGTATTACTAGACAACGGGAGATTATTGTTTTTGCTGGATGGCTTAGATGAAGTTACAGAAGATAAAGTTCGTGATGTTAGTAAAGAAATTCATAGATTAGTTGATGAGTATAGTGATAATCGATTTATAGTGAGTTGTCGAAAAGAGCATCAAGCTTATAAATTTAAAGCATTTGGGAATTTTACTTTATGTAAAGTAGCTGATTTTGAACAATTACAAATAGAAGAATTTATCAAAAATTTGTTTACAGAGAGTAACGATAGTACGCAACTCAGCAAAATAACATTAGCAAGTGATTTAATTAAAAAGCTTAAATTACCAGAAAATCAACGCATACGAGAACTAGCTGATACACCACTGCTACTTCACCTCATTTGTTTAATTTTTCAAGAAAGAGGAGATTTACCCGCTAAAAAAGTTGAAATTTACAAAGAAGGAATAGACCTACTGCTAGAGAAATGGAACCAATTTAATGACCGTGTTCAGGTAAATATGGCTGAGTTTAGAAAGGCTTTAAGGCGAATAGCAATTATTACTTTTGAGGATAGCAAATCGTCTTTTGAAGAAGAAGAAATTTTGCCTTATATCGAAAACTGTTCTAGTAAGTTGTCTGAGATTGAAGTTTTATCTGGCCTATTGGTAAAGAAGACATGGAAAACTTATACTTTCTCTCATCAAACCTTTCAAGAGTATTTGATGGCTGAAGAGTTAGTCAATTCTCAACAAGGTTGGAGAAAACTGCTCATTCATGTTACAGAACCACGCTGGCACGAGGTATTTATAATAGCAGTAGAGATGTTACCTAATACTGATAGTTTTCTACGTTTATTCAAACAAAAATTTAATAATTTAATTAATGATTACAATAATCATTGGTGGAGTGATGAATCATTGAACGATAGAGTCGGTTTAGAGAACAAGCAAAATTTACTAAGCAAAAAAGATTATAGTGATGCATATTTAATTCAAAAGTTGCTAATACAAGTTCATCAAAAAATATGTAATATTAAAGATTATTATACTTAG
- a CDS encoding NACHT C-terminal helical domain 2-containing protein translates to MTGEFLCFSASGYEFSTEKLIYLINAIDSNFKFKKIEKFQDNLSEIEIDYHLIRSFEIASELEEWCTFGIIEDSDLLELYSLDYELDKTLYFQIPLNSRANYELISFVQKLKNQLPPNNNEDSQQIIDWWKNHGSEWLKEFKDWLIEHRKVTHYGWFLDINLEVLHRYYNFIKLILDCLNNSKVSPKFRSLIEDNLFLPLD, encoded by the coding sequence TTGACAGGTGAATTTCTTTGTTTTAGTGCTTCAGGTTATGAGTTTTCTACTGAAAAACTGATTTATTTAATTAATGCAATTGATTCAAATTTTAAATTTAAAAAGATTGAGAAGTTTCAAGATAACTTAAGTGAAATTGAGATTGACTACCACCTGATTAGAAGTTTTGAAATTGCTAGTGAATTAGAAGAATGGTGTACATTTGGAATAATTGAAGACTCGGATTTATTAGAATTATATAGTCTAGATTATGAATTAGATAAGACCCTTTACTTTCAAATTCCCTTAAATTCTAGAGCAAATTATGAATTGATTAGCTTTGTTCAAAAACTCAAAAATCAATTACCTCCTAATAATAATGAAGATTCACAACAAATTATAGATTGGTGGAAAAATCATGGTAGTGAATGGTTGAAAGAATTTAAAGATTGGCTAATCGAGCATCGTAAGGTAACTCATTATGGGTGGTTTCTCGATATTAATTTAGAAGTGTTACATCGATATTATAATTTTATTAAGTTGATACTAGATTGCTTGAATAACAGTAAGGTATCCCCTAAATTTAGATCGCTTATCGAAGACAACCTATTTTTACCTCTTGATTAA
- the dpdD gene encoding protein DpdD — protein MTNASNADIRHFLEQFFGTDNKFDLGKIERGEGKQAKIRPWVELLTKGEPQPTILPCWRSESVDWYAIALSEHQLRSLSEELMAFVGPSYSTFRGQRAQLNLQDPVELAVYEFTGGAVVKLSGQATTIWEALERMRRVNERRVKRIADIPRPTGRVLRDFYMALQAGDRIAAENSLQYLVDQHRLDALNLLFLRVQLLAELEQWNELLTLPELGNLLQVRRPFAVTQALLKAVYRTELQHFEDNNAPGSAVAYFQEVVFPRYNNLLAVRAGSKIPEVLKLFMLLAVGGEPTKPALRDELLAIGEVEETHRSYLQRLAALLRDATPNSEGDPLQQAEQLSKNGDFDQAFSLLCNAPSSKEKVRLLLQCAYELQTLAVEKAVLQAFDELSADEQTALLKVRWNQDFLTQLRGSQEGTTKDTPTALSVPTNWLEWLSQLDKKPTWERALYTARQGSAEWDVTSLLMQPQAVAEFYELLNKVGSTAESVLHDALPYLLGFFQKDEQFPRGEFESLYHSLLELLVLSTEGGDADLVLFNDLAIALLTLGVNAAKYTEIVDYALELWQRFASPKKVDWVLDLIDVLVSYPCPVPEKREQLLFAAAETLRRFTERIDEVQRGIFRALVKDLQLGESLSDLLGEQASLVEQNLEVEANIFQKLKSKSVLIYTLTETAAIRVKSILEAACKEVTVYLSHDKGGNDRLRQWVRNSDIVVMVTASAKHAATGFIEANRPSHLAPIILVNSKGSASMLRALREYLAG, from the coding sequence ATGACTAATGCTAGCAATGCAGATATCCGCCACTTCCTAGAGCAGTTTTTTGGCACTGACAACAAATTTGACCTTGGCAAGATTGAACGTGGTGAAGGAAAACAAGCCAAAATTCGTCCTTGGGTCGAGTTGTTGACCAAAGGCGAACCTCAGCCAACAATTCTTCCCTGCTGGCGTTCCGAGAGTGTAGATTGGTATGCCATCGCCCTTTCGGAACACCAACTGCGCTCTTTGAGTGAAGAATTGATGGCATTCGTTGGCCCCTCCTACTCTACATTCAGGGGACAGAGAGCGCAACTAAACTTACAAGACCCTGTAGAATTAGCAGTTTATGAATTTACTGGCGGTGCAGTAGTCAAATTGAGCGGACAGGCGACTACTATTTGGGAAGCACTAGAACGGATGCGCCGGGTGAATGAGAGACGGGTGAAACGGATTGCAGATATTCCCCGTCCCACAGGTCGGGTACTGCGGGACTTTTACATGGCGCTGCAAGCAGGCGATCGCATTGCTGCGGAAAACTCACTACAATACCTTGTAGACCAGCATCGTCTGGATGCGCTGAATCTGCTGTTTCTGCGGGTGCAACTCTTGGCGGAACTAGAGCAATGGAACGAGTTGCTTACCCTCCCGGAACTAGGCAATCTTTTGCAGGTTCGCCGCCCCTTCGCCGTTACCCAAGCTCTGCTGAAGGCAGTGTACCGCACTGAACTGCAACATTTTGAGGACAATAACGCCCCCGGAAGTGCTGTAGCTTATTTCCAAGAAGTAGTTTTCCCCCGTTACAACAATCTTTTAGCTGTCCGTGCAGGCAGTAAAATCCCAGAAGTACTGAAATTATTTATGCTGCTGGCGGTGGGTGGAGAACCAACAAAACCTGCACTTCGAGATGAACTGCTAGCAATTGGGGAAGTTGAGGAAACTCACCGCAGCTATTTGCAAAGGTTAGCTGCACTGTTAAGAGATGCTACCCCGAACAGCGAAGGCGACCCCCTGCAACAAGCCGAACAGCTATCCAAAAACGGAGACTTCGACCAAGCATTTTCATTGCTTTGTAATGCTCCGTCGTCGAAAGAGAAAGTTCGCTTGCTCCTTCAATGCGCCTACGAGTTGCAAACTTTGGCAGTGGAAAAAGCTGTATTGCAAGCCTTTGACGAGTTGAGTGCTGACGAGCAAACAGCCTTGCTGAAGGTACGTTGGAACCAAGATTTTCTTACTCAACTGCGGGGAAGCCAGGAAGGTACAACAAAAGACACCCCAACAGCTTTATCTGTCCCAACGAATTGGTTGGAGTGGTTATCGCAACTTGATAAAAAGCCAACCTGGGAACGAGCGTTATACACTGCACGCCAGGGTTCTGCCGAGTGGGATGTCACTAGCTTGCTGATGCAACCACAGGCGGTGGCAGAATTTTACGAATTGTTAAATAAAGTAGGCTCAACGGCTGAATCTGTCCTGCACGATGCGCTTCCCTACTTGCTGGGATTTTTTCAAAAAGATGAACAATTTCCCCGTGGCGAGTTCGAGAGCCTTTATCACTCACTGCTAGAACTGCTAGTCCTGAGTACAGAGGGTGGGGATGCTGATTTGGTTTTGTTCAATGATTTAGCGATCGCTCTTTTAACCTTGGGAGTTAATGCAGCAAAATATACAGAGATTGTAGACTATGCTTTAGAGCTTTGGCAAAGGTTTGCCTCACCCAAAAAGGTTGATTGGGTGCTTGACTTAATTGATGTACTGGTATCATACCCTTGCCCAGTCCCAGAAAAGCGCGAACAACTTTTATTTGCTGCGGCTGAAACTCTACGCCGCTTTACAGAACGTATTGATGAAGTGCAAAGGGGAATCTTTCGCGCTTTAGTAAAAGATTTACAGTTAGGAGAATCGCTTTCAGATTTGCTTGGCGAACAAGCGAGTTTAGTCGAGCAAAATCTAGAAGTTGAGGCGAATATTTTCCAAAAACTCAAGAGTAAATCTGTTCTTATTTACACTCTTACAGAAACCGCAGCAATTAGGGTAAAAAGTATTTTAGAAGCAGCTTGTAAAGAAGTGACAGTTTATCTCAGCCATGACAAAGGAGGTAATGATAGGCTGCGTCAGTGGGTGAGAAATTCTGACATTGTTGTGATGGTGACGGCTAGTGCTAAACACGCTGCTACAGGTTTTATTGAAGCGAATCGTCCATCCCATCTTGCTCCGATTATTTTGGTTAACAGTAAAGGTAGTGCAAGTATGCTGCGTGCGCTACGGGAGTATTTAGCTGGATGA
- the dpdK gene encoding phospholipase D-like domain-containing protein DpdK, whose amino-acid sequence MPSRYIHSRLSSRQIPDLLQTIFVAELITPSQCLWLVSPWISDIPVIDNTANTFLCLEPSWSRSRIRLSQVLATLAERGTTVHIATRPDSHNHRFIEQIKGKTDYQDVPVRFHITEELHAKGILGDGYYLAGSMNFTYNGITINEEVVTYETSPEAIAQQQLIFTNRWGGV is encoded by the coding sequence ATGCCTTCCCGCTATATTCACTCCCGCCTAAGTTCCCGCCAAATCCCTGACTTACTCCAAACAATCTTCGTTGCCGAACTTATCACCCCCAGCCAATGCCTATGGCTTGTTTCTCCGTGGATATCTGACATCCCTGTTATCGATAACACCGCTAACACCTTCCTATGTTTAGAACCCTCATGGAGTCGTTCCCGCATTCGCCTGTCTCAAGTCCTCGCTACTCTAGCCGAACGCGGAACGACTGTACACATTGCTACCCGTCCCGACTCTCACAACCACAGATTTATTGAACAAATCAAAGGCAAAACTGACTATCAGGACGTTCCCGTGCGATTCCACATTACCGAAGAACTTCATGCAAAAGGTATCCTGGGAGACGGGTATTATCTTGCTGGTTCTATGAACTTCACCTACAACGGTATTACAATCAATGAGGAAGTTGTAACTTATGAAACATCTCCAGAAGCGATCGCCCAACAACAGTTGATTTTTACTAACCGATGGGGAGGGGTGTAA
- a CDS encoding AIPR family protein, with protein MDRIIEAYLNDFRKEYNFSENLEQSKLFEYFVNYCIISRLYPERFPLEDISVGGGGDMALDGVAIIVNDNLVFSPEEVDDLKAKLHRLDVKFIFIQSKSGNKFDVAKIGNFLFGVESFFDKETSGYINEDIQNLRYLKEYIYDLSIDMSHNPICEMYYVTTGKWENDSNLRKRINAGEKTLRKTDLFDESENGVKFVPVDAEYLKIIYKEIRNKVDKKINFDKHTILPKIDKVDEAYIGILPATEYLKLICANDGTLLRNLFNDNVRDFQGNNPVNQEITDTINDEGRRGGFVLFNNGITIVAKSILKTGSDFTIRDFQIVNGCQTSHILYNNKESLDNNVFLPLKIIVTSDEEVTNRIIKATNRQTEVKQEAFLSLLPFQKYLEEFYASFTGNSRLYYERRSKQYDNQTPAIDKSKIVSITIQIRCFMSMFLCEPHSTHRYYGELYETNSKKIFVEGHSYYPYYISCYALYSLDNLFKYKKVDSSYKRWYKYHLLMIFRLIATKNINFTQINRKKLDNYCAELQKIIQNEEELIKIFKQAISIIDVALIEFKNKKYTDGQLSRRKFFTDKLINLAEQEHQKVTLE; from the coding sequence ATGGACAGAATTATTGAGGCTTATTTGAATGACTTTCGTAAAGAATATAATTTTTCTGAAAATTTAGAACAAAGCAAGTTATTTGAATATTTTGTAAATTATTGCATTATATCAAGATTATACCCTGAAAGATTTCCATTGGAAGATATCAGTGTAGGTGGTGGGGGCGATATGGCTCTTGATGGTGTCGCTATCATTGTAAATGATAATCTGGTTTTTTCACCTGAAGAAGTAGACGATTTAAAAGCAAAACTGCATAGACTAGATGTAAAATTTATTTTCATACAATCAAAATCAGGTAATAAATTCGACGTTGCTAAAATCGGCAACTTTCTTTTTGGGGTAGAGAGTTTTTTTGATAAAGAAACATCAGGTTACATCAACGAAGATATTCAAAATTTAAGGTATTTGAAAGAATATATTTATGATCTATCTATAGATATGTCTCATAATCCCATTTGCGAAATGTATTACGTAACAACTGGTAAATGGGAAAATGATTCTAATCTACGTAAAAGAATAAATGCAGGAGAAAAAACTTTAAGAAAAACAGATTTATTTGATGAAAGTGAAAATGGAGTTAAATTTGTACCAGTTGATGCAGAATATTTAAAAATTATTTATAAAGAAATACGCAATAAAGTAGATAAAAAAATAAATTTTGACAAACATACTATCTTGCCTAAGATTGATAAAGTGGATGAAGCTTATATTGGAATTTTACCAGCTACAGAATATTTGAAGCTCATATGTGCTAATGACGGTACATTATTAAGAAATTTATTTAATGATAATGTAAGAGATTTCCAAGGTAATAATCCAGTAAATCAGGAGATTACAGACACAATCAATGATGAAGGTCGAAGAGGAGGGTTTGTTTTATTTAACAATGGTATAACAATTGTAGCCAAATCTATTCTTAAAACTGGTAGCGATTTTACTATTAGAGACTTTCAGATTGTTAATGGTTGCCAAACTAGCCATATTTTATATAACAATAAAGAATCATTGGATAATAATGTATTTTTACCTTTAAAAATTATAGTTACTAGCGATGAAGAAGTAACAAATCGTATAATTAAAGCTACTAATAGACAAACTGAGGTTAAGCAAGAAGCTTTTTTATCACTATTACCTTTTCAGAAATATCTTGAGGAATTTTATGCTAGCTTCACTGGAAATAGTAGATTATATTACGAAAGACGTTCTAAGCAATATGATAACCAAACCCCTGCCATCGATAAAAGTAAGATAGTCTCCATTACAATTCAAATTAGATGTTTTATGTCTATGTTTCTATGTGAACCTCATAGTACACATAGATATTATGGTGAATTATATGAGACAAACAGTAAAAAAATATTTGTAGAAGGACATAGTTATTATCCATACTATATCAGTTGTTATGCTTTATACTCTTTAGATAATCTTTTCAAGTATAAAAAAGTAGATTCTAGTTACAAAAGATGGTACAAATATCATTTATTAATGATATTTAGACTTATTGCCACCAAAAATATAAATTTTACTCAGATAAATAGGAAGAAATTAGACAATTATTGTGCTGAATTGCAAAAAATTATTCAAAATGAAGAAGAATTAATTAAAATATTTAAACAAGCAATATCTATTATTGATGTTGCTCTTATTGAATTCAAGAATAAAAAATATACAGATGGACAGCTATCTAGACGTAAATTTTTTACAGATAAGTTAATAAACTTAGCAGAACAAGAACATCAAAAAGTTACTCTCGAATGA